A portion of the Acidisoma sp. PAMC 29798 genome contains these proteins:
- a CDS encoding ABC transporter ATP-binding protein: MASITLDHIAHAYPGPAGGEKRYALKPIDHVWQNGHAYALLGPSGCGKTTLLNIISGLVIPSDGRLLFDGTDVTRLPTEKRNIAQVFQFPVIYDTMTVAENLAFPLKNRGMDKVSIERRVGEIADLLDLRPVLKHRARGLTADAKQKISLGRGLVRADVSAVLFDEPLTVIDPALKWELRSKLKAVHQALDMLMIYVTHDQVEALTFADQVVVMKDGAVLQIGTPTDLFERPAHSFVGYFIGSPGMNFLPVSVAGTHAVVDNIAFDLGAHYRTPAAGTAVQLGFRPDYATVRPQGGIPVRVLKIEDLGRRRLVRVALGGHEAVAVLPNDVSLSPGDSAGLHVTSQHLHIYVDEHRVEGLSS; this comes from the coding sequence ATGGCAAGCATAACCCTCGATCATATCGCCCACGCCTATCCTGGCCCCGCCGGCGGGGAGAAGCGCTATGCGCTGAAACCCATCGACCATGTCTGGCAAAATGGCCATGCCTATGCCCTGCTGGGGCCATCCGGTTGCGGCAAGACCACGCTGCTCAACATCATCTCCGGTCTCGTCATTCCCTCAGACGGGCGGCTGCTGTTCGATGGCACTGACGTCACCCGCCTGCCGACGGAAAAGCGCAATATCGCTCAGGTCTTCCAGTTCCCTGTCATCTACGACACCATGACGGTGGCCGAGAACCTCGCTTTTCCGCTCAAGAATCGCGGCATGGATAAGGTTTCGATCGAGCGGCGCGTGGGGGAGATTGCGGATCTTCTCGATCTGCGCCCGGTGTTGAAGCACCGCGCGCGGGGCCTGACGGCCGATGCGAAACAGAAGATCTCCCTCGGGCGCGGTCTGGTGCGCGCGGATGTTTCGGCCGTGCTGTTCGACGAGCCGCTGACGGTGATCGATCCTGCCCTCAAGTGGGAATTGCGCTCGAAGCTCAAGGCCGTGCATCAGGCGCTCGACATGCTCATGATTTACGTGACGCACGACCAGGTGGAGGCTTTGACCTTCGCCGATCAGGTCGTGGTGATGAAGGACGGCGCCGTGCTGCAGATCGGCACGCCGACGGATCTGTTCGAGCGCCCGGCCCATAGCTTCGTCGGCTATTTCATCGGCTCGCCGGGCATGAACTTCCTGCCTGTCTCGGTCGCCGGGACTCACGCCGTGGTGGACAATATTGCCTTCGACCTCGGCGCGCATTACCGGACGCCGGCAGCGGGCACCGCCGTGCAGCTTGGCTTCCGACCCGATTACGCCACGGTGCGGCCACAGGGCGGCATTCCCGTGCGGGTCTTGAAGATCGAGGACCTCGGTCGTCGCCGTCTGGTCCGCGTGGCGCTCGGCGGGCATGAGGCGGTGGCGGTGCTGCCGAACGACGTGTCTTTGTCCCCGGGTGACAGTGCCGGCCTGCACGTCACCTCCCAACACCTGCATATCTATGTCGATGAGCATAGGGTCGAAGGACTCTCATCATGA